The Daphnia magna isolate NIES unplaced genomic scaffold, ASM2063170v1.1 Dm_contigs083, whole genome shotgun sequence genomic sequence AGTTCTTCCGTTACGAGTCTCCCCGTTAAGTTAGCGATAGTTTGATCAGCTCGTGGAACACTATCCCAGGCCGACAAAAAAGATCGATAACTGGGTGGTAGTGTTTGAAGAATTCTCACAATTAGAGTTTCTTCAGATATTGGGGAATTGACACTCTTTAGTTCGTCAGCCATCAATCTGAGTCTATTTATGTGAGCCATGACTGAATGATCtggtaaataaataaaatgtcaAACATTATTCAGTCATTCACATTTCGTGTCTAAACGAGTTCCTTCAATAATTATTTACCGGGATCCATTCGATATTGATGGAACTTTCCAAGAAGATGGGCAGAGTTGGCCACAGCTACTTGGGCATATTGCAGTATCAACCTATTCCACATTTCATGAGCAGTAGCAGATCCTTCGATGGAGGTTTGATACGTTGGCTCAATATTGTAAAATATGATGGAACAGGCATCCACGTCTCTTTTGTTCCATGAGTCAATTGCATTCTGATTAGTCACCACATTTACTCCATCTATCTCTTCAGGCACCTGTTGTTGTGATTCAAAAATAGAACTCTCTGAATATATGTCAAAATGATATC encodes the following:
- the LOC123477542 gene encoding uncharacterized protein LOC123477542; this encodes MWNRLILQYAQVAVANSAHLLGKFHQYRMDPDHSVMAHINRLRLMADELKSVNSPISEETLIVRILQTLPPSYRSFLSAWDSVPRADQTIANLTGRLVTEELRAKTHGVADPADVAFFASHPSRIQQQQMIQQHHSEANPARSRGCILLSTVQFAK